The following coding sequences are from one Apodemus sylvaticus chromosome X, mApoSyl1.1, whole genome shotgun sequence window:
- the LOC127675571 gene encoding protein FAM104A-like, translated as MDLVRKRRPDDNENENLHTPDSKRTKRDQVLEDSRAKQLTNNDNGGNQSNINNTNRERVPGNNLYEDTAEEDANIHELLQETYEVIQEGDPYTHINNILREAHFYSRQQRGH; from the exons ATGGACCTGGTCAG GAAAAGAAGACCAGATGACAACGAGAATGAAAACCTCCATACCCCTGATTCTAAGAGGACCAAGAGGGACCAGGTCTTAGAGGACTCTCGTGCTAAACAG tTAACCAACAACGACAATGGAGGAAACCAAAGCAACATCAATAACACCAATCGTGAGAGAGTTCCTGGGAACAACTTATACGAGGATACTGCTGAAGAAGATGCCAACATCCATGAATTATTACAAGAGACCTATGAAGTAATCCAAGAGGGAGATCCTTATACCCACATTAATAACATCTTGAGGGAAGCTCATTTCTACAGCCGCCAGCAGAGAGGACATTAA